Proteins found in one Brevibacillus brevis genomic segment:
- a CDS encoding amidohydrolase yields MLDLVSLRRDFHRHPEVGFTEFRTASKVVEILTSLGYEVIYGQEAIDGDSRRGLPSEAVLQETYERALRDGANPAIAEKMRGGYTAVIGVKKGKAPGPTVAFRFDMDALPVLESREQDHFPQANGFRSHYEGNMHACAHDGHTTIGLGLAEALAAGDFSGTLKLIFQPAEEGVRGAYAIVEKGHLDDVDYIFCNHLGVNVPLGEVHGGSYGFLATTKMMAHFYGVSSHAGASPEQGKNALLGAATALLNIHAIPRFSTGDTRINVGVLEGGTAANIIPAYAKMVVETRSITEEVNEEVENRVRNIIAHSAAMHELDYKIEVVGGAIPINYDVEMAELALEEARQVEGFHSFKHGEYNSMGSEDASFMIKRVQDRGGKGTYMAIGTDIPAPHHHPKFDIQEEILPRSVALLNRIARRLLT; encoded by the coding sequence ATGTTGGATCTGGTTTCGTTGCGAAGAGATTTTCATAGACATCCAGAGGTGGGCTTTACGGAGTTCCGTACCGCTTCCAAGGTAGTAGAGATTTTGACGTCCCTCGGCTATGAGGTCATATACGGACAAGAAGCAATCGATGGAGATTCCCGTCGGGGCTTGCCCTCCGAGGCGGTTCTCCAGGAAACGTATGAAAGAGCTTTGCGTGACGGTGCAAACCCGGCGATCGCTGAAAAAATGCGCGGTGGCTATACAGCAGTGATCGGTGTAAAGAAAGGGAAGGCACCTGGACCAACGGTTGCTTTCCGTTTTGACATGGATGCACTGCCTGTATTGGAAAGTAGGGAGCAAGACCATTTTCCACAAGCGAATGGCTTCCGCTCCCACTATGAAGGCAACATGCATGCCTGCGCTCACGACGGTCATACCACGATTGGCTTGGGACTGGCAGAAGCGCTTGCAGCAGGAGATTTTTCCGGTACACTCAAACTGATCTTTCAACCAGCCGAAGAAGGTGTTCGCGGTGCATACGCAATCGTGGAGAAAGGTCATTTGGACGATGTTGATTATATTTTCTGCAACCATTTGGGTGTCAATGTACCGCTGGGTGAGGTACACGGCGGTTCCTATGGATTTTTGGCTACCACGAAAATGATGGCGCATTTCTACGGTGTTTCTTCTCATGCTGGTGCGTCGCCAGAGCAAGGGAAAAATGCATTGCTCGGAGCGGCTACTGCCCTGTTGAACATTCATGCGATTCCCCGCTTCAGCACGGGTGATACGAGAATCAATGTGGGTGTGTTAGAAGGCGGAACAGCAGCGAACATCATTCCGGCCTATGCCAAGATGGTTGTAGAGACTCGCTCCATTACCGAAGAAGTAAATGAAGAAGTAGAAAACCGTGTACGCAACATCATCGCGCATAGTGCCGCTATGCATGAGCTCGATTACAAGATCGAAGTCGTCGGGGGAGCAATCCCGATCAACTACGATGTGGAGATGGCAGAACTGGCACTGGAAGAAGCCCGGCAAGTAGAAGGCTTCCATTCCTTTAAGCACGGCGAGTACAACTCGATGGGCAGTGAAGATGCCAGCTTTATGATTAAACGCGTTCAGGATCGTGGCGGAAAAGGAACGTATATGGCAATCGGTACGGATATCCCGGCGCCTCACCACCATCCGAAGTTCGATATACAAGAAGAGATTTTGCCACGCAGCGTAGCGCTTTTGAACCGAATTGCCAGACGATTGCTGACGTAA
- a CDS encoding M20 family metallopeptidase, whose translation MHTERIAVMIEKKRDAFIKVSDQIWDFAETRFEEYQSAELLAQTLEGEGFKVERGVGGIKTAFIGSFGSGNPVVAILGEFDALSGMSQKKGQTTEEPLVAGANGHGCGHNLLGTASLAAAVAVKEYMEENNMTGTVRYYGCPGEEGGSGKAFMARAGLFDDVDFALCWHPMGYNSIMSIDSLANYQIYFKFRGKSAHAAASPHLGRSALDAVELMNVGVNYLREHIIPEARVHYAITNAGGLSPNVVQPKAEVLYLIRAPKVDQVQEIYERVCKIAQGAALMTETKVEIVFDKACSNLVQNKLLEEVMYKNFKELGVPVHDEAELQLAKEMRATLSKQELATSEKQSPDMPAPDMVTWLNPYDGSKIPLNGSTDVGDVSWITPTAQCTTACYINGSTLHSWQWVSLGATSMAHKGMLHAGKVMASTAIDMLKNPELIEQAKAELKQRLGGQTYECPIPEGVMPSVKK comes from the coding sequence ATGCATACCGAGCGAATTGCAGTAATGATTGAGAAAAAACGAGATGCCTTCATCAAGGTGAGCGACCAGATTTGGGACTTTGCGGAGACGCGTTTTGAAGAGTACCAATCGGCTGAACTGCTGGCTCAAACACTCGAAGGAGAGGGCTTCAAGGTTGAACGCGGTGTAGGTGGGATCAAAACAGCTTTCATCGGAAGCTTTGGCAGCGGAAATCCCGTCGTGGCGATTTTGGGCGAGTTCGATGCACTGTCGGGCATGAGCCAGAAAAAAGGCCAAACTACGGAAGAGCCTCTCGTAGCGGGGGCAAACGGCCATGGCTGCGGACATAACTTGCTCGGTACCGCTTCTCTTGCGGCAGCCGTTGCCGTGAAAGAGTACATGGAAGAGAACAACATGACAGGGACAGTTCGTTATTACGGCTGCCCAGGTGAAGAAGGCGGCTCCGGGAAAGCGTTCATGGCGCGAGCAGGATTGTTTGACGACGTGGACTTCGCACTTTGCTGGCACCCAATGGGGTATAACAGTATCATGTCCATCGATTCACTTGCGAACTATCAAATTTACTTCAAGTTTAGAGGAAAAAGCGCCCATGCGGCAGCAAGTCCACATCTCGGTCGAAGCGCATTGGATGCGGTGGAATTGATGAACGTCGGCGTGAACTACTTGCGCGAGCACATCATCCCGGAAGCGCGTGTGCATTATGCCATCACGAACGCCGGCGGCTTGTCGCCAAATGTGGTTCAACCAAAAGCAGAGGTACTGTACCTCATACGTGCGCCAAAGGTTGATCAAGTACAGGAGATTTACGAACGCGTATGCAAAATTGCCCAAGGCGCTGCGCTCATGACCGAAACAAAGGTAGAGATCGTATTCGACAAAGCGTGCTCAAATCTGGTGCAAAACAAGCTGCTCGAAGAGGTCATGTACAAAAACTTCAAGGAGCTTGGCGTCCCTGTGCATGATGAAGCGGAACTGCAATTGGCAAAAGAAATGCGTGCGACGCTGTCCAAGCAGGAACTCGCTACTTCGGAAAAACAGTCACCGGACATGCCTGCACCAGACATGGTGACATGGCTCAATCCATACGACGGATCAAAAATCCCGCTGAACGGCTCCACAGATGTAGGGGATGTGAGCTGGATTACGCCAACTGCGCAATGCACAACTGCGTGCTATATAAACGGCTCCACCCTGCACTCCTGGCAATGGGTGTCCCTCGGGGCGACATCCATGGCACATAAAGGGATGCTGCATGCGGGGAAAGTCATGGCTTCTACAGCTATTGACATGCTGAAAAACCCAGAGCTGATTGAACAGGCAAAAGCTGAGCTGAAACAGCGTCTGGGCGGTCAAACGTATGAGTGCCCGATTCCAGAGGGTGTTATGCCTTCTGTAAAAAAATAA
- the hemH gene encoding ferrochelatase — MKALLMLSYASLKSIDDVLPFYTHLFHGKVPLPDTLKAAKTRFQSIGVADPLGSVTARQALALERRLNQTGGGERIKIYQATKHTSPFVHETVQQMVADGVTELYAFPTSPLYSRTGTTAYYQSVRKALEASGANIPVVEINHWHRYPGIAEAISLRLRTALQWLSVENRSEATVLFTAHSQPGVPEVNNEFIQAFKELAEEVAMRADCKKWQLAYRSAGPAPQKWLGPDVHAMIEKVPESGGKAVVVCDLLSLTENVEAIFDCRIHCRVKAEACGLEFVSTEFLNDSADYMDALVEMIRERMERSEERKS, encoded by the coding sequence ATGAAAGCCCTGCTCATGTTGTCTTACGCCTCACTGAAATCAATCGATGATGTACTGCCTTTTTATACCCATCTGTTTCACGGCAAAGTTCCTTTGCCGGATACGTTGAAGGCTGCCAAGACACGCTTTCAATCAATTGGCGTTGCAGATCCGCTTGGCTCGGTAACAGCTCGGCAAGCGCTGGCCTTGGAGCGTCGGTTGAATCAAACTGGAGGCGGCGAGCGAATCAAAATCTATCAAGCTACGAAGCATACGTCTCCTTTTGTGCACGAGACGGTTCAACAAATGGTCGCAGACGGTGTTACTGAGTTGTACGCGTTTCCGACGTCCCCCTTGTATTCGAGAACGGGAACAACAGCCTATTATCAAAGTGTCCGAAAAGCGCTCGAAGCTAGCGGTGCAAACATTCCGGTTGTGGAAATCAATCATTGGCACCGCTATCCGGGGATTGCAGAAGCGATCAGTCTTCGTCTACGAACGGCACTGCAATGGCTCTCCGTGGAGAACCGTTCCGAAGCGACTGTGTTGTTTACAGCCCACAGTCAACCGGGGGTGCCAGAAGTGAACAACGAGTTCATCCAAGCTTTTAAAGAATTGGCTGAAGAGGTCGCCATGCGAGCTGATTGCAAGAAGTGGCAACTCGCTTACCGAAGCGCAGGCCCGGCCCCGCAGAAATGGTTAGGACCGGATGTGCATGCAATGATTGAAAAAGTGCCCGAGTCAGGCGGCAAGGCAGTCGTTGTCTGTGACTTGCTGTCTTTGACCGAAAATGTAGAGGCGATTTTCGATTGCAGAATCCATTGCCGGGTGAAAGCAGAAGCTTGCGGGCTGGAGTTTGTCTCCACTGAATTTCTGAATGATTCGGCTGACTATATGGACGCTCTCGTGGAGATGATTCGTGAGAGAATGGAGCGGTCCGAAGAGAGGAAGAGTTGA